AGGTATTGGCGATAATTGTCATATTGGTACTGGAGCTATTATTGGTGATAATGTTGAAATTGGAAATAATGTTAAGATTGAAGAGAATGTCACAATTAGAAGTGATGTAAAGATTGGAAATGATGTTTCAATTGGTACTGCTGCTAATTTAGAAAGTAATGTAACGATTAAAGATAAAATTCGGATTGGACCTTTGGCTAGAATTTTTAATGTTGGTCGTAAACGGGCTGAATTAGAATCTGCTGAAGATCGAAAAGTTATTTCTACAGTTATTGAAGGAGGTACTTTTGTGGGCAGTGGTGCTATTGTAGGAGGAAAGATTGGGAAGAATGTAATGGTTGGTTCTAATGCAATTGTGCATACTGCTAATATAGAAGCTGAAGTTACTGTTGGCTCTGGAGCTGTTGTACCTTATGGAGGGAAAGTAGAGTCTGGTTTGACTGTTATTGGTTCTCCGGCTAAGCCTATTGAACATTATCAGCAGGAAAAGGAGCTTTTTGACTTTTTATCTGAGAAGTATAAAGATGAGTTAGATTAATAAGTGCTTGACAATAAAGGTTAAGTATATTATCATGAAGATACGTAATTTGGAAATAAGAGTATGTAAATTCATAATAAGTATCCCCTTAATAAAATATATTTAAGATTTTAATTTATTATTTGAACATGTAAGGGAGGAAGTATTAATGTCAAATAGATCTGAAGAGGATCATGTAGTAATTAAAGCTTTAGAAGATGGAGTTACAATTATAGGTTTAACGAGAGGAGAGCAGACTAAGTTTCATCATACTGAAAAATTAGATGCTGGTGAGGTTATGTTAGCACAATTTACTAAACATACTTCAGCTATTAAGATAAGAGGTGAAGCTAAAGTTATAACTGAACATGGGAAAGTAACAGCAGGAGAAATAGATGAGGAATAGATTTTATATTTAATAGATCGATAGTAGAGTTTAGACTTAGTTGATTAGATGAGAAATATTTATAATTTAGATTAGCTTAGTTGAGTTTAGGTGAGATGAGCAGAGCAAATAGGAACTGGGTATGTATTTAGTAGGTCTAGATTGCTTTAAAAAGAAGATTAATTTAGTTCTAGGCTAGCTATATGCATATTTAGTTTTAATTAGCTTATGAAAGCCGGGCTCAATTGAGCCCGGCTTTTTTTATTTATTTTAAGTGAGATGGAAAAGATTATTTTAGTGGAGAGGAGTTGAGATGAGATGAGTCAATCTGCTGAAGATTTATATCCTTTAGCTGGTAAGAGTGAAGAGTTAGAGAAGAGTATAATTGAAATTGAAGATGTTGAAATTGGGGGTAGAGATCCAACAATAATAGTTAGTTCTTATCATATAGAAGATGAAGAACAGCTTCTAACTTTTGCTACAGCTTTGAAATCAACTGGAGCTAAGATATTATTGGGAGGTGTTTATAAACCACAAGTTTCTCCTTATTTTAATCAGGAGGTAGATGATTCAAAGTTAAAGATATTGACAAAAGTAAAAGAAAAGATAGGATTATTAAGAATTGTTGAAGTAATGGATGTTCGTCAGGTCGAATCCATAGCTGAATATGCAGATGTTTTTAAGATCGGTTCACAAGATATGCAGAATTATCCTCTATTGCAGGAAGTAGGTAAGTATAATTTGCCAGTGATTTTAAGTCGGGGAATGAGTGCAACTATACGTGAATGGTTATTAGCAGCTGAATATATTCTTAATGCAGGAAATCAGAATGTAATTCTTTGTGAGAAAGGAGTTAAAGGATTTCAGCAGCATACTGAGAATATATTTGATATCAGTGTTGTGCCTATTATTCGACAGTTAAGTCATTTACCGATAATTATTGATCCAGGTCAAGCAGCAGGGAGGAGTGATTTAGTGGCGCCATTGGCTAAAGCAGGGCTTGCTGCTGGGGCTGATGGAGTAATGATGGAGATTCATTCTGAAGCTAATAAACTATTCTATAATAAAGAACAATCACTATTATTATCTCAGTTTGAAGAATTAATAGACGATATTGGAGTTAATAAAAATGTATTATCCTGATAAAGAAGAATTTATGTCTAAAGCTAACGAGGGTAATTTAGTTCCTGTTTATTCAGAAGTTATAGCTGATTTAGAAACACCGGTATCAGCTTTTAAAAAGCTTGATACTGGGAAGTATTCTTGTTTATTAGAGAGTGTGGAAGGAGGCAAGAAAGTAGGACGGTATTCCTTTATTGGAATAGATCCTTTCTTAATTTTTAGTTATCAGCAGGGAAAAATAAGAATTGAAAAAGAAAATGAGGTAGATAAATATAAAGCTGAAGATCCACTAAAGGAACTTGAGAAAGTATTGGATTGTTATCAACCAGTAGAAGTAGAAGGACTGCCGAGATTTTCTGGTGGAGCAGTAGGGTATCTTGGTTATGAATTGATAACTTCTTTTGAGGATATTTCGCAACCTGATAAAGGGGTAGAGGCTCCAGATGCTTTATTTATTCTGACTGATACTATCTTAATCTTTGATCATGTCAAGCATAAGATCAAGATAGTAGTTAATGCTAGAGTCAATGGTGATTCTAAAAGAGCTTATCAGAAGGCGATTGAAAAAATTGAAGATATAAAGGGAAGATTGAATCAATCTCTAGTTGAACATAAGAAACCTATTTCTTTATGCCAGGAGATTAATCAAGATGAGTTTGAATTCAAGTCCAATCTAACTAAATCTGAGTTTGCAGCTAAAGTAGAGCAGGCAAAAGAGTATATTAAGTCAGGAGATATCTTTCAGGTGGTTCTCTCCCAGCGCTTAGAGACTGTTACTGAGGCTAAACCTTTTGCTGTCTATCGAACTCTACGGCGGATTAATCCTTCGCCTTATATGTATTATCTTAATTTTGATGAATTAAACTTGATTGGTGCTTCGCCGGAAATGTTAGTTAGAGTGGAAGGTAGAAATGTAGAAAATCGACCTATTGCCGGTACTAGAAGACGGGGGGAGAATGAAAAAGAAGATAATGCGCTGGCCGAAGAAATGTTAAATGATAAAAAAGAACGGGCTGAACATACTATGTTAGTTGATTTAGGCCGCAATGATGTTGGTAGAGTTAGTCAGTACGGTAGTGTAAAAGTAAAAGAGTTTATGGAAATAGAGAAATATTCTCATGTAATGCATTTAGTTTCTAATATAGAAGGACAATTAAAGGAAAATCACAGCAGTTTTGATGCTCTTAGAGCTTGTTTTCCAGCCGGGACTGTTTCAGGAGCTCCTAAGATTAGGGCGATGGAGATTATAGCGGAGTTAGAGCCTACAAAGAGGGGGCCTTACGCAGGAGCTATCGGATATTTTGGTTTTGATGATAATCTTGACAGTTGTATTACAATTCGAACGATGTTTTTTCATAATCAGAAGGTATATCTTCAGGCTGGAGCTGGAATAGTAGCTGACTCCAAACCGGAAGCTGAGTATTATGAAACTTTGAGCAAAGCTGAAGCACTGTTAGCAGCGCTTGAATTAGTAAAGTGAGCTGAGAGGAGAGAAGATATTAGCAGAGAGGAGCTGAGGTAAATGAAAAGATTTATTAAACAGATAACTAGTGGTGAAAATTTAAATGTTGGTCAGGCGGCTGAAGCTATGGAATTGATTATGAATGGTAAAGCAACTGAAGCGCAAATAGGAGGTTTTATTACTGGATTGAGAATGAAAGGGGAAACAATACCTGAAATCACCGGCTGTGCTGAGGTGATGAGAAAAAAAGCAACTGCTGTTAAGCCAGAAACACCAGCAGTGATTGATACCTGCGGGACAGGAGGAGATGGTGTAGGAACCTTCAATATTTCCACAACGACTGCATTTGTAGCGGCAGGCGGTGGGGTTCCAGTTGCTAAACATGGTAATCGTTCGGTTTCCAGTAAAAGTGGTAGTGCTGATGTATTGGAAGAATTAGGAGTTAATCTTGATTTAACAGCTCAGCAAGTAGCTGATGTAGTAGATAGTATTGGAATTGGTTTTATGTATGCTCCTAATTTTCATAGTGCTATGAAGTATGCTATAAAACCGCGCAAAGAAGTTGGTATTAGGACAATCTTTAATATTTTAGGACCTTTGACGAATCCGGCTCGAGCTGAATATCAGATACTTGGTGTCTATGATCCAGATTTAACATCGGTATTAGCTCATGTATTGGGGAATTTAGGAGTAAAGAAAGCTTTTGTGGTTCATGGAGCCGGTGGGCTAGATGAAATTTCAAACTTAGGAGAAACCAAAATTAGTTATCTTCACAATGAAGAGGTTGAAGATTTTGTGATTCATCCTCATGATTTTGGGCTATCTACAGCAGAAGTGGTAAATATTAAAGGGGGTAATGCAGCAGAGAATGCTCAAATTACTCTTGATATATTAAAAGGGAAATCAGGTCCTAAACGAGATATTATTCTGCTTAATAGCGCAGCAGCTTTCTTAGTAGCTGGAAAAGTTGATAGTTTAGAAGCAGGAATAGAGTTAGCAGCAGAAGTGATAGATATGGGATTGGCTTTAGGTAAGTTAGAGACATTAATTGATTATACTTATTATAGAGAGCAGGGTCAGAAATGTTTTTAGATAAGATAGTAGCTAATACCAAAGAGAAGATAAAACAACGCAGAGAGCAGGTGAGTTTAAAAGAAATAAAGAATAGACTACGATTAAGAGATGAAATCAAAGATTTAAAAGCTGTTTTAACGGATTCGACTTTAGGCTTAATTGCTGAAATTAAGCGGGCTTCTCCCTCAAAGGGATTGATTAGAAAAAAGTTTGCCCCAGTGGAGATAGCAGAGGAATATTCTGCAAATAAAGTAGCTGCTATTTCGGTATTGACGGAGGGAGATTTCTTTCAAGGTAGCCTTGAGTATTTACGGAAAATAAGAGGAGTAACAGATTTACCGTTATTGCGAAAAGATTTTATTATTGATTCTTATCAGATTTATGAGGCTCAAGCATATGGAGCTGATGCTGTATTATTAATAGTCAATATTCTAACTGAAGAAGAACTGACAGAATACATTGATTTAACTCGCAGGCTAGGGATGAAGGCTTTAGTAGAAGTGCATACAGCTAGTGAATTAGAGATAGCCTGCCGAGCAGGGGCTGAAATAATAGGCATCAATAATCGGAACTTAAAGAGCTTTGAAACTGATATAACCCAAACATTACAGCTGCAAGAATTATTACCTTCGAATAAAGTTATAGTCAGTGAAAGCGGTATTTCTAATAGAGAGGATGTAAAAAGACTCACGACTGTTGGAATTGATGCTGTTTTAATAGGAGAAACTTTAATGCGTAGTGATAATCTTAGCCAAAAGATAAATGAACTGTTAGGTAGGAGTGAGGAGAATGACAGCTACGAGAATTAAAGTTTGTGGTATTACTAATCTAGCTGATGCAAGGAAGGCTGTTAAATTAGGA
The DNA window shown above is from Sporohalobacter salinus and carries:
- the trpC gene encoding indole-3-glycerol phosphate synthase TrpC, with amino-acid sequence MFLDKIVANTKEKIKQRREQVSLKEIKNRLRLRDEIKDLKAVLTDSTLGLIAEIKRASPSKGLIRKKFAPVEIAEEYSANKVAAISVLTEGDFFQGSLEYLRKIRGVTDLPLLRKDFIIDSYQIYEAQAYGADAVLLIVNILTEEELTEYIDLTRRLGMKALVEVHTASELEIACRAGAEIIGINNRNLKSFETDITQTLQLQELLPSNKVIVSESGISNREDVKRLTTVGIDAVLIGETLMRSDNLSQKINELLGRSEENDSYEN
- a CDS encoding DapH/DapD/GlmU-related protein, with protein sequence MEGSQIDYYQIRTTVGGTESYKLREKISDYDIHYSVKVIRGPEGRRVDLSVVVKSEMLEEMMALIKDICMDPIITIVPVADFKDQKEVRDWRQVTLMDGASVSSLAELYDGVYLDHGSRVVGNAILNEEVRIGQNTFVGTGVIIRKNTGIGDNCHIGTGAIIGDNVEIGNNVKIEENVTIRSDVKIGNDVSIGTAANLESNVTIKDKIRIGPLARIFNVGRKRAELESAEDRKVISTVIEGGTFVGSGAIVGGKIGKNVMVGSNAIVHTANIEAEVTVGSGAVVPYGGKVESGLTVIGSPAKPIEHYQQEKELFDFLSEKYKDELD
- the mtrB gene encoding trp RNA-binding attenuation protein MtrB, whose product is MSNRSEEDHVVIKALEDGVTIIGLTRGEQTKFHHTEKLDAGEVMLAQFTKHTSAIKIRGEAKVITEHGKVTAGEIDEE
- the trpE gene encoding anthranilate synthase component I; the protein is MYYPDKEEFMSKANEGNLVPVYSEVIADLETPVSAFKKLDTGKYSCLLESVEGGKKVGRYSFIGIDPFLIFSYQQGKIRIEKENEVDKYKAEDPLKELEKVLDCYQPVEVEGLPRFSGGAVGYLGYELITSFEDISQPDKGVEAPDALFILTDTILIFDHVKHKIKIVVNARVNGDSKRAYQKAIEKIEDIKGRLNQSLVEHKKPISLCQEINQDEFEFKSNLTKSEFAAKVEQAKEYIKSGDIFQVVLSQRLETVTEAKPFAVYRTLRRINPSPYMYYLNFDELNLIGASPEMLVRVEGRNVENRPIAGTRRRGENEKEDNALAEEMLNDKKERAEHTMLVDLGRNDVGRVSQYGSVKVKEFMEIEKYSHVMHLVSNIEGQLKENHSSFDALRACFPAGTVSGAPKIRAMEIIAELEPTKRGPYAGAIGYFGFDDNLDSCITIRTMFFHNQKVYLQAGAGIVADSKPEAEYYETLSKAEALLAALELVK
- the aroF gene encoding 3-deoxy-7-phosphoheptulonate synthase; the protein is MSQSAEDLYPLAGKSEELEKSIIEIEDVEIGGRDPTIIVSSYHIEDEEQLLTFATALKSTGAKILLGGVYKPQVSPYFNQEVDDSKLKILTKVKEKIGLLRIVEVMDVRQVESIAEYADVFKIGSQDMQNYPLLQEVGKYNLPVILSRGMSATIREWLLAAEYILNAGNQNVILCEKGVKGFQQHTENIFDISVVPIIRQLSHLPIIIDPGQAAGRSDLVAPLAKAGLAAGADGVMMEIHSEANKLFYNKEQSLLLSQFEELIDDIGVNKNVLS
- the trpD gene encoding anthranilate phosphoribosyltransferase, yielding MKRFIKQITSGENLNVGQAAEAMELIMNGKATEAQIGGFITGLRMKGETIPEITGCAEVMRKKATAVKPETPAVIDTCGTGGDGVGTFNISTTTAFVAAGGGVPVAKHGNRSVSSKSGSADVLEELGVNLDLTAQQVADVVDSIGIGFMYAPNFHSAMKYAIKPRKEVGIRTIFNILGPLTNPARAEYQILGVYDPDLTSVLAHVLGNLGVKKAFVVHGAGGLDEISNLGETKISYLHNEEVEDFVIHPHDFGLSTAEVVNIKGGNAAENAQITLDILKGKSGPKRDIILLNSAAAFLVAGKVDSLEAGIELAAEVIDMGLALGKLETLIDYTYYREQGQKCF